From Enterococcus wangshanyuanii, the proteins below share one genomic window:
- a CDS encoding GNAT family N-acetyltransferase: MKNQYNQPIGEPICDWTTRKKPTKRKMEGRYCYLECLTPEKHVEDLYAVYGPESAVENWTYLPLEKFEDQATFAAYLESASQSKDPLHYAIIDKTTEKALGTLALMRINQEQGTMEVGFVIYSDQLKKTRIATEAQYLAASYAMDELGYRRYEWKCDALNEPSKKAALRLGFVFEGVFRQALVYKGRNRDTAWFSIIDSEWPEVKRKLESWLDPENFTEDGKQKKSLRMF; this comes from the coding sequence ATGAAAAATCAATATAATCAACCAATTGGTGAACCAATATGTGATTGGACGACTAGAAAAAAGCCAACAAAGAGAAAAATGGAGGGAAGATATTGCTATTTGGAGTGTCTCACCCCAGAAAAACATGTCGAAGATCTATATGCAGTATATGGACCTGAAAGTGCCGTTGAAAATTGGACCTATTTACCGTTAGAAAAATTTGAAGATCAAGCTACTTTTGCTGCTTATTTAGAGTCTGCCAGTCAGTCTAAAGATCCGCTGCATTACGCAATCATTGATAAAACAACTGAGAAGGCCCTTGGGACTTTGGCTTTGATGCGAATAAATCAAGAACAGGGCACAATGGAGGTCGGTTTTGTCATTTATTCAGATCAGTTAAAAAAGACACGTATTGCGACAGAAGCACAATATCTTGCCGCAAGTTATGCGATGGATGAATTAGGCTATCGCCGTTACGAGTGGAAATGTGATGCGCTAAATGAACCTTCTAAAAAAGCTGCGTTACGGTTGGGTTTTGTGTTTGAAGGGGTGTTTCGTCAAGCGTTGGTCTATAAAGGACGAAATCGAGATACCGCTTGGTTTTCTATTATTGATAGTGAATGGCCTGAAGTTAAAAGAAAATTAGAATCTTGGCTTGATCCGGAGAATTTTACAGAAGATGGGAAACAGAAAAAGAGTTTGAGGATGTTTTGA
- a CDS encoding 1-phosphofructokinase family hexose kinase, which translates to MILTVTLNPSLDSIYFTDTFILGEMNRCGNPVKAVGGKGINAGRTAAILGADVTAIGVLAGINGDFIRKALKKEPFFATHFLPIAGESRNAVTVMDRENNQTEIVELGPEITKNTSQQVLDLVMTLAKKQKKEPIIALCGSANTENEHLYENYLQQFGSTTKILTDISGKQLQNVLKSSTKPYFIKPNIHEFADLLNTTVKNKQEVLTHMNHPLVKGIPFVLVSCGSDGAVAKYHERFFDLCIPKIETINPTGSGDATVGGIAFALDQGFSIEETLKYGMACGMSNALEQAVGYVTKENVARLKNEIILQEIQHD; encoded by the coding sequence ATGATTTTAACAGTGACACTTAATCCATCTCTTGATTCAATTTATTTCACAGATACTTTTATTTTGGGAGAGATGAACCGTTGCGGCAATCCAGTCAAAGCAGTTGGGGGAAAAGGTATCAACGCCGGTAGAACAGCCGCTATTTTAGGCGCTGACGTAACTGCGATCGGCGTTTTAGCAGGAATCAATGGCGATTTCATTCGTAAAGCTCTTAAAAAAGAACCGTTTTTTGCGACACATTTCCTACCAATTGCAGGCGAATCACGAAACGCGGTGACTGTAATGGATCGAGAGAATAATCAAACAGAAATCGTCGAATTAGGGCCGGAAATTACTAAGAATACAAGCCAACAGGTTTTAGATCTGGTAATGACTCTTGCAAAAAAACAAAAAAAAGAACCGATCATTGCTCTATGCGGATCAGCCAATACTGAAAATGAACATCTTTATGAGAATTATTTGCAGCAATTCGGCTCGACTACAAAAATTTTGACAGATATTTCCGGTAAACAATTACAAAACGTTCTTAAGAGTTCAACTAAACCTTACTTTATCAAGCCTAACATTCACGAATTCGCTGACTTATTAAACACCACCGTAAAAAATAAACAAGAAGTCCTTACGCACATGAATCATCCTTTAGTAAAGGGCATTCCATTTGTCCTTGTTTCCTGTGGAAGTGACGGAGCTGTAGCGAAATACCATGAGCGTTTTTTTGATCTTTGCATACCAAAAATCGAGACTATCAATCCCACAGGCTCTGGGGATGCCACAGTTGGGGGGATTGCATTTGCTTTAGATCAAGGTTTCTCTATTGAAGAGACGTTAAAATATGGCATGGCTTGCGGTATGAGCAATGCGTTGGAGCAAGCTGTAGGCTATGTTACGAAAGAAAATGTAGCACGACTTAAAAACGAGATCATCTTACAGGAAATCCAACATGATTAA
- a CDS encoding LytR/AlgR family response regulator transcription factor: protein MKIALCDDNPIEIGQIETILNQNRLLNYDFDFFSNGKKLLKHISDMDVKYSIYFITIEMAGHKGIDLAQQIRALDLQALIIFISNDTTHMPEVFQVQTFDYLLKPISKEQLMLTMDRAKIYLNEQNTYFDFSFGRKTIFLLLNDIVYISKSGRVAYIHTTDTVYKTYLTMSEILEKLTSNTFVRTHGSYVINLNYIVEIVKNEAFVKHFKDGIQQETKLSVPISRKFKDDLKIKYSNFSKML, encoded by the coding sequence TTGAAAATAGCATTGTGTGATGACAATCCAATCGAAATCGGTCAAATAGAAACCATTTTAAATCAAAATCGACTCTTAAATTATGACTTTGATTTTTTTAGCAATGGAAAAAAACTGTTGAAGCATATCAGCGATATGGATGTGAAATACAGTATTTATTTTATTACAATCGAGATGGCAGGCCATAAGGGGATAGATCTTGCGCAACAAATACGTGCACTTGATTTACAGGCACTGATTATTTTTATTTCAAATGATACCACACATATGCCGGAAGTTTTCCAAGTCCAAACCTTTGATTACCTACTTAAGCCGATTTCCAAAGAGCAATTGATGCTAACAATGGATCGAGCAAAGATTTATTTAAATGAACAAAATACTTATTTTGATTTTTCATTCGGCCGAAAAACGATTTTTCTCCTATTGAATGACATCGTATATATTTCAAAAAGTGGGCGAGTTGCCTACATCCACACAACGGATACAGTCTATAAGACGTATTTAACTATGTCGGAAATTTTAGAAAAGCTAACGAGCAACACATTTGTCCGTACTCATGGGAGTTATGTCATCAATTTGAACTATATCGTCGAAATTGTTAAAAATGAAGCCTTTGTCAAACATTTTAAAGACGGCATTCAACAAGAAACAAAACTATCTGTGCCAATCAGCAGAAAATTTAAAGATGATCTAAAAATAAAGTATTCAAATTTTTCAAAGATGCTATAG
- a CDS encoding PTS galactitol transporter subunit IIC yields the protein MEIFQSVIDYILNLGSAIFVPLIILIIGLIARMPLKKAFMSAITLGVAFTGMSMVIGFMSDAVSPASEAMAKNTGINLPALDLGWTGAASITWSWSYAFVFFAVVLGVNFVMLLLNLTKTLNVDMWNVWGKALTAYLVYFISGSLIAGFAAAIIQVVLELKMGDMFQRHIQDLTGIPLVTVTHLMNISAVLMLPVNIVMDKIPFFNKKADTTALKAKIGIFSENSVMGFIIGILLGFGAAYGLSGSLNLGIQIATAMALFPMISKMFMQSLSPLADAMSEMMKKRFKDREVYIGLDWPVLAGRSEIWVTAIILVPVFIGYAMILPGNQVLPLAGIINYSIAVGGLLLTGGNLYRMITLGLIYTPLYLYGATYLAPVLTGLAKKTGAVDLKGGSITWSSIEGPEFRILFAEAANLNILAIVGFIIFIAMFVWLYKYMSKEPVPSARYEEAK from the coding sequence ATGGAAATTTTTCAATCTGTGATTGATTATATATTGAATCTTGGATCAGCAATTTTTGTTCCATTGATTATTTTGATCATTGGACTGATTGCCCGGATGCCATTGAAAAAAGCGTTTATGTCAGCCATTACACTGGGCGTTGCGTTTACAGGAATGAGTATGGTCATTGGATTTATGTCTGATGCAGTTAGCCCGGCATCAGAAGCGATGGCGAAAAATACGGGCATCAACTTGCCGGCGCTTGATTTGGGTTGGACAGGAGCAGCGAGTATCACATGGTCCTGGTCGTATGCATTTGTTTTTTTCGCGGTAGTTTTAGGAGTCAATTTTGTGATGCTATTGTTGAATTTAACCAAAACATTGAATGTTGATATGTGGAATGTTTGGGGAAAAGCGTTGACAGCGTATTTGGTTTATTTTATCAGCGGGTCTTTGATCGCAGGGTTTGCAGCAGCAATTATTCAAGTTGTTTTGGAGTTGAAAATGGGTGATATGTTCCAACGTCATATTCAAGATCTAACGGGGATTCCATTAGTTACGGTAACTCATTTAATGAATATTTCTGCTGTATTGATGCTGCCGGTGAATATTGTGATGGATAAAATTCCCTTCTTTAATAAAAAAGCAGATACGACAGCACTAAAAGCAAAGATCGGTATTTTTTCTGAAAATAGTGTGATGGGTTTTATTATCGGTATTTTACTTGGATTTGGCGCAGCATACGGGTTATCAGGTTCACTGAATTTAGGTATTCAGATTGCTACTGCAATGGCTCTTTTCCCGATGATCAGTAAGATGTTTATGCAGTCGTTGTCACCCTTAGCGGATGCGATGTCTGAGATGATGAAAAAACGCTTTAAAGATCGTGAAGTCTACATTGGTTTAGATTGGCCTGTCTTAGCAGGACGTTCAGAAATTTGGGTGACAGCCATCATTTTAGTTCCTGTGTTTATCGGATATGCCATGATTTTACCAGGGAATCAAGTTTTGCCTTTAGCAGGAATCATCAACTATTCGATTGCTGTCGGCGGATTACTCTTAACTGGTGGTAATTTGTATCGTATGATCACACTTGGCTTGATTTATACACCACTTTATTTATATGGCGCAACATATCTAGCACCTGTGTTGACAGGCTTAGCGAAAAAAACAGGCGCAGTGGATTTAAAGGGCGGCAGTATCACGTGGTCATCGATTGAAGGCCCGGAGTTTCGAATTTTATTCGCAGAAGCAGCGAATTTGAATATTTTAGCGATCGTTGGGTTTATCATTTTTATTGCGATGTTTGTCTGGCTGTATAAATATATGTCGAAAGAACCCGTGCCGAGTGCACGCTACGAAGAGGCAAAATAG
- the esaA gene encoding type VII secretion protein EsaA, which translates to MNSKKLYYILKSVWMVVILLIMLIFMNRDFTDISAKKEQDEEDMRLNIALVNEDAGVNRNNIDYNLGADYVKKIEKDVTYNWFTVSRGIAENGLKNGTYNLLVTIPSNFSSKLLELDSPSPEKVQVNYKINANGNATLENESRSVGRKIVSDLNQQLVDLYVVSILDNLFTAQQNIEKVYKNQTDSVNDFQNILYQPTLNFKDYLPAITSQSKSALQANDFLAETLGSHIQGTDSLVSSHQDYSSLLEKLLKDRAEGMISYEEFMQQLTQAEENVSGEDISEMFRQLQQSGQSIESEFSSGGVADTTSGQIHQLNQQLEKAKAAVDEQQAKLDSISDNYFNQYKEPFFESLGVKEGERKVTLEDVLNKAGKQYPPTNESGFSVAYIDRINERLALLPFRTTTFNLNPQDDIFRYAKIPYGDGQPFVSLQEKFNTLADKVAVLNKNTDTYNAENNKNEPHLIFDMDPVKAAESPYYEEIANAYNTLNSKLHNTQSTGILDVYHGNFTINTQSLGSDAYLQITDIPAGITDINCSELGGQITLDTQYKINGSRTLTFNYKFTDEYNETTQSPKMKIKIAQSKTSDDGSVVPFTVDVITPEPEVATSPEDGTVSSSSEEETTEQSQAEEPVAPAATVTPYAAVLTQSGFSIEWDQSIDTSAFLSEDYQKAKRAYSEAVGKALELYDAISAELDFYEKYQFEQYGAFLKLDLTEAFEQILNETFLGGDYKEQTNHLAALKLQAETLETQSDVIEAKIIGVLGNTQDLNSQISHQADRISEAQQTLAEAVGNKSTVDSFNSLTDSSIESAHSTLQTLYEQSKAIKEASEMNVKEAEGVKSVFTSFDQEVNTAQKNGEELSSNADVIMANLNDELANNNDFVSAFIKVLSNAQKDGVPNNTLLQFIANPVNGKAEATIKTTEVNEPFTWILIMYTLSLFIAYLFATQPVIRKVKDKFKREQLWFKDNIMETIVLSASAVGIGVVLGILSVSELGIVKESQIVWVMMVVLFMLIFSLLNHYALKQFHIAGFAFSLFLFISYVFVTNAIGKTKGNNPMVDMIRSINPLSIGENNLADILANNALNIVQIILYLLAIAALAAFNIFIWKPRRKLKEVAKK; encoded by the coding sequence ATGAACAGTAAAAAACTTTATTACATTTTAAAATCTGTTTGGATGGTTGTCATACTGCTGATTATGCTGATTTTTATGAATCGCGATTTTACCGATATTTCTGCAAAAAAAGAGCAGGACGAAGAAGATATGCGGTTAAACATTGCCCTAGTGAATGAAGATGCTGGTGTCAATCGAAACAACATAGACTACAATCTGGGCGCAGATTATGTTAAGAAAATCGAAAAGGATGTTACTTATAACTGGTTTACTGTCAGTCGGGGAATCGCAGAAAATGGTCTAAAAAACGGCACTTATAATCTTCTCGTAACGATTCCAAGCAATTTTTCAAGTAAATTATTGGAACTAGACAGTCCGTCACCAGAAAAAGTACAAGTCAACTATAAGATCAACGCAAATGGGAATGCCACACTAGAAAATGAGTCAAGAAGCGTTGGGAGAAAAATCGTGAGCGATTTGAATCAGCAGCTAGTGGATCTTTACGTAGTCAGTATTTTAGATAACTTATTTACCGCACAGCAAAATATCGAAAAAGTATATAAAAATCAAACAGATTCTGTCAATGATTTTCAAAATATTTTATATCAACCAACATTGAATTTTAAAGATTACTTACCTGCGATCACTTCGCAATCAAAAAGTGCTTTGCAGGCAAATGACTTCCTAGCAGAAACTTTAGGCAGCCATATCCAAGGAACAGATTCATTAGTGAGCAGTCATCAGGACTATTCTTCATTACTAGAGAAGCTCTTGAAGGATCGTGCTGAAGGTATGATCTCGTACGAAGAATTCATGCAGCAATTAACACAAGCGGAGGAAAACGTCTCTGGAGAAGACATTTCAGAAATGTTCAGACAACTGCAACAATCTGGTCAAAGTATCGAATCAGAGTTTTCTTCTGGCGGAGTAGCTGACACGACTTCTGGACAGATCCATCAATTGAATCAGCAATTGGAAAAAGCAAAAGCTGCAGTTGATGAGCAACAAGCAAAATTAGATTCGATCAGTGATAATTACTTCAATCAATATAAAGAGCCTTTCTTTGAATCTTTAGGTGTTAAAGAGGGAGAAAGAAAAGTTACACTTGAAGATGTTTTAAATAAAGCTGGAAAGCAATACCCGCCGACAAATGAATCTGGTTTCAGTGTTGCTTATATAGATAGAATCAATGAACGTTTAGCTTTACTACCATTTAGGACAACGACGTTTAATTTGAATCCGCAGGATGATATTTTCAGGTATGCAAAGATTCCTTATGGTGACGGTCAGCCTTTCGTTTCGTTACAAGAGAAATTTAATACCTTGGCAGATAAAGTTGCTGTATTGAACAAAAACACAGATACCTATAATGCAGAAAATAACAAAAATGAGCCTCACCTGATATTTGATATGGATCCAGTGAAAGCAGCGGAAAGTCCTTATTATGAAGAGATAGCAAACGCATATAACACTTTGAATTCTAAGTTGCATAATACTCAAAGTACAGGAATTTTAGACGTGTATCACGGGAACTTTACTATAAATACTCAAAGTCTTGGTTCTGATGCGTATCTTCAAATAACAGATATACCAGCAGGTATTACAGACATTAATTGCAGTGAACTTGGAGGTCAAATTACTTTAGACACTCAATATAAAATCAACGGAAGTCGAACTCTGACCTTCAACTATAAATTTACAGATGAATATAATGAAACAACTCAAAGTCCAAAGATGAAAATCAAAATCGCTCAAAGCAAAACTAGTGATGACGGCTCTGTTGTACCATTCACTGTTGATGTAATCACACCAGAACCCGAGGTAGCAACCAGTCCGGAAGATGGTACCGTCTCTTCTTCTTCTGAAGAAGAAACAACAGAGCAATCACAAGCAGAAGAACCTGTGGCACCAGCTGCAACAGTCACACCATATGCAGCTGTTCTGACACAATCAGGCTTTTCAATCGAGTGGGATCAAAGCATCGACACATCTGCTTTCCTTTCCGAAGATTATCAAAAAGCGAAAAGAGCATACTCAGAAGCAGTCGGAAAAGCTTTAGAACTATATGATGCAATCAGCGCTGAACTTGATTTTTATGAAAAATATCAATTTGAACAATACGGTGCTTTCTTAAAACTAGACTTAACCGAAGCCTTTGAACAAATTCTAAATGAAACCTTCCTTGGCGGAGATTACAAAGAACAAACAAATCATTTAGCAGCCCTTAAGCTTCAAGCAGAAACCCTTGAGACACAATCTGACGTCATCGAAGCAAAAATAATTGGCGTTCTTGGTAACACACAAGACTTAAACAGTCAGATTTCACATCAAGCAGATCGTATCTCGGAAGCCCAACAAACTTTAGCAGAAGCTGTTGGTAATAAGAGTACCGTTGATTCATTCAACAGTCTAACCGACTCCAGCATCGAATCTGCGCACTCAACCTTACAAACACTTTATGAGCAATCAAAAGCGATCAAAGAAGCTTCTGAAATGAATGTCAAAGAAGCCGAAGGCGTAAAATCTGTCTTCACATCGTTCGACCAAGAAGTCAACACTGCTCAGAAAAACGGGGAGGAACTTTCCTCAAATGCTGATGTGATCATGGCAAACTTAAATGATGAATTGGCAAACAACAATGATTTTGTTTCTGCCTTTATCAAGGTATTGAGCAATGCGCAAAAAGATGGTGTCCCAAACAATACGTTGCTGCAATTTATCGCAAACCCAGTCAACGGAAAAGCCGAAGCAACGATCAAAACCACTGAAGTCAACGAACCATTCACTTGGATCTTGATCATGTATACCTTGAGTTTATTCATTGCTTATCTCTTTGCGACACAGCCGGTGATCAGAAAGGTCAAAGACAAATTCAAACGGGAACAGCTATGGTTCAAAGATAACATTATGGAAACCATTGTTCTTAGTGCAAGTGCAGTTGGTATTGGCGTTGTGTTAGGAATCTTAAGTGTCAGTGAATTAGGCATCGTGAAAGAATCCCAAATCGTTTGGGTCATGATGGTCGTCTTATTCATGCTGATCTTCTCACTGCTCAACCATTATGCACTAAAACAATTCCATATCGCCGGTTTTGCCTTCAGCTTATTCTTATTCATTAGTTACGTATTCGTGACAAATGCCATCGGAAAAACCAAAGGCAATAATCCAATGGTCGATATGATCCGTTCCATCAATCCATTATCGATCGGAGAAAACAACTTAGCAGATATCTTAGCGAATAATGCACTGAACATCGTACAAATTATTTTATATCTATTAGCAATTGCAGCCCTTGCGGCATTCAATATTTTTATTTGGAAACCAAGAAGGAAACTAAAGGAAGTGGCGAAAAAATGA
- a CDS encoding WXG100 family type VII secretion target gives MAGDRIKLSPQELRTSATKYTDGSNQVNDILQKLQAEQDTIQGNWEGSGFDSFNDQFTALKPKVSEFAELLEQINKQLNEVAQIMEETDQNISSAIGRGL, from the coding sequence ATGGCAGGCGATAGAATTAAATTATCCCCACAAGAACTAAGAACTTCTGCAACAAAATATACAGACGGTTCTAACCAAGTAAATGACATTTTACAAAAATTACAAGCAGAGCAAGATACAATTCAAGGAAACTGGGAAGGTTCAGGTTTTGATAGCTTTAACGATCAATTTACTGCACTTAAACCAAAAGTAAGTGAATTTGCTGAATTACTAGAACAAATCAACAAGCAATTGAACGAAGTTGCACAAATCATGGAAGAAACAGACCAAAATATCTCTTCAGCTATCGGAAGAGGTTTATAA
- a CDS encoding PTS sugar transporter subunit IIB, which produces MARKLIVACGSGVATSTTVAEKIKSKLEADNIDYPVEAVDYKSILQELPSASIYVYIAKPDDEVLEAAEKLGISVYAGVPFLTGMGVEEIYEGIVNDTKK; this is translated from the coding sequence ATGGCTAGAAAATTGATTGTAGCATGCGGTAGCGGTGTCGCGACAAGTACAACAGTAGCGGAGAAAATCAAAAGTAAACTGGAAGCAGATAATATCGATTATCCTGTGGAAGCAGTGGATTACAAATCGATCTTACAGGAATTACCAAGCGCGAGTATTTATGTCTACATTGCAAAACCTGATGATGAAGTACTTGAAGCGGCGGAAAAGCTTGGGATTTCGGTGTATGCAGGTGTCCCATTTTTGACAGGGATGGGTGTAGAGGAAATCTATGAAGGGATCGTAAACGATACGAAGAAATAA
- a CDS encoding PTS sugar transporter subunit IIA, with protein METKMMFQPELIDLQLTVENEEELFEIIAARLLEEGYVNEGYLAGIRAREKDFPTGLITEYLNIALPHSDTEYIERPFIYIVRTTKPIKVKQMGDNQEMEVCDLFFLGIKEPTKQVGLLQELMLLFQNHGFVSELKQTTEKADVFNLFMKQWEEAKNG; from the coding sequence ATGGAAACGAAAATGATGTTTCAACCAGAATTGATCGATTTACAATTGACGGTAGAAAATGAAGAGGAATTATTTGAAATAATTGCGGCGCGTTTATTAGAAGAAGGCTATGTAAATGAAGGATATTTAGCAGGCATCAGAGCCCGAGAAAAAGATTTTCCAACAGGGCTGATCACAGAATATCTCAACATCGCCTTGCCGCACTCAGACACAGAATATATTGAAAGGCCTTTCATATATATTGTTAGAACAACAAAGCCGATCAAGGTCAAACAAATGGGGGATAACCAAGAGATGGAGGTGTGCGATTTATTTTTCCTAGGGATCAAAGAACCCACGAAACAGGTTGGTTTATTGCAGGAACTGATGCTCTTATTTCAAAATCATGGATTTGTCTCTGAATTAAAACAAACAACTGAGAAAGCAGATGTGTTCAATTTATTTATGAAACAATGGGAGGAAGCAAAAAATGGCTAG
- the essA gene encoding type VII secretion protein EssA, with the protein MKKLTILLLLVIGLFSFTSTSYAKETLLDNNLDLKTDRLNQNQVDNGKAQSFIAEDRLFDSEMIDKVANAKKVEEKQRQEDEAQFFLTKVPKTKEYDHTQLFAGNDVEYAAAKKEETVEAVSSGAKLLPLVLGLLLVTVVTLVLYHSRKRGQQNGR; encoded by the coding sequence ATGAAGAAATTGACGATCTTACTTTTACTTGTAATCGGCCTCTTTTCATTTACTAGCACCTCTTATGCAAAAGAAACTTTACTAGACAATAACTTAGATTTAAAAACCGATCGCTTGAATCAAAATCAGGTCGACAACGGAAAAGCCCAAAGCTTTATCGCCGAAGATCGGCTTTTTGACAGCGAGATGATCGACAAAGTAGCAAATGCAAAAAAAGTCGAGGAAAAACAACGACAGGAAGATGAAGCACAATTCTTTTTGACCAAAGTACCGAAAACCAAAGAATACGATCACACCCAGCTATTTGCGGGTAATGATGTTGAATATGCAGCGGCGAAAAAAGAAGAAACTGTTGAGGCAGTTTCTTCCGGCGCTAAGCTGCTTCCTTTGGTTTTAGGCTTATTATTGGTCACTGTCGTGACATTAGTGTTGTATCACAGTAGAAAAAGAGGTCAGCAAAATGGCAGATAA
- a CDS encoding DeoR/GlpR family DNA-binding transcription regulator: MLKRERHAHILELLEENTFMTVSDIAEKLDVSEMTIRRDINELSDSNQLVRLYGGAQKIDRKDKELATHEKINLHIEQKEYIGKIMNSLIQDHQVVFLGAGTTILYALPFIKKQNLMIVTNSLIAFNYVIEHTDYRVLLTGGDFTPITEEFIGEHAEQTFDTINIDIAFAATNGIYNNNVTTSNYLEGGVQRAAFKNAKKKIVVADSTKFNVSDVYTFYKLSDLDYVITDDKIDEQTFNFYQSYGKLLNKKR, encoded by the coding sequence ATGTTAAAAAGAGAGCGTCATGCGCATATTTTAGAATTACTGGAAGAAAACACTTTTATGACTGTGTCTGATATTGCCGAAAAACTTGATGTGTCAGAAATGACGATACGTAGAGATATCAATGAGTTGAGCGACTCTAATCAGCTCGTTCGTTTATACGGTGGTGCACAAAAAATCGACCGCAAGGATAAAGAACTAGCAACTCATGAGAAGATCAATCTACATATCGAACAAAAAGAGTATATCGGTAAAATCATGAACTCTTTGATTCAAGATCATCAGGTTGTTTTTCTAGGTGCCGGAACAACTATCTTATATGCGTTGCCATTCATCAAGAAACAAAATTTAATGATTGTAACGAATAGTCTGATCGCATTCAATTATGTGATCGAGCATACAGATTATCGCGTTCTTTTAACAGGGGGAGATTTTACACCGATCACAGAGGAATTTATCGGAGAGCATGCGGAACAAACATTTGATACGATCAATATCGACATCGCCTTTGCTGCAACCAATGGAATCTACAACAATAATGTAACCACCTCAAACTATTTAGAAGGCGGCGTCCAGCGGGCAGCATTTAAAAATGCGAAGAAAAAAATCGTCGTTGCCGACAGCACGAAGTTCAATGTCAGTGATGTTTACACGTTTTATAAGCTTTCTGATCTAGACTATGTGATCACTGACGACAAAATCGATGAACAAACATTCAATTTTTATCAGTCTTATGGCAAATTGTTGAACAAAAAAAGGTAG
- a CDS encoding EsaB/YukD family protein, producing MADNQEHINITLLYQQEKDKTVDLRIPNNITVYRFIRELNQIFNKEKDIKKYQIKVLNKGLLLDEEKKLKDYPITNGDIIEVLGE from the coding sequence ATGGCAGATAATCAAGAACATATCAATATCACCCTTTTATACCAACAAGAAAAAGACAAAACAGTAGATCTACGTATTCCGAACAATATCACGGTCTATCGTTTTATCCGTGAATTGAACCAAATATTCAACAAAGAAAAAGACATAAAAAAATACCAGATCAAAGTCTTGAATAAAGGACTTTTACTAGATGAAGAGAAAAAGTTAAAAGATTATCCGATTACAAACGGAGACATAATTGAAGTGTTGGGAGAGTAA